A DNA window from Myxocyprinus asiaticus isolate MX2 ecotype Aquarium Trade chromosome 45, UBuf_Myxa_2, whole genome shotgun sequence contains the following coding sequences:
- the LOC127435215 gene encoding FGFR1 oncogene partner 2 homolog → MTCTLEKVLADAKSLVERLRDHDNAAEILIEQTTLLNKRVEAMKQYQEEIEVLNQVARHRPRSTLVMGIQQENRQIRELQQENKELRTSLEEHQSALELIMSKYREQMFRLLMASKRDDPAIVTQLREQHTNEMQVHIEKINEMATVMRKAIEVDEGRPCEDEERIKRLELENSGLRELLGISREAFLVLKSNDASDNTSLSPLLTSTDVSLRKS, encoded by the exons ATGACCTGTACACTTGAGAAGGTGCTGGCTGATGCCAAATCGCTTGTGGAGAGACTTCGTGATCATGACAATGCTGCTGAGATCCTGATAGAACAAACCACACTACTGAACAAGAGAGTGGAGGCCATGAAACAG TATCAAGAAGAGATTGAGGTGCTGAACCAGGTGGCAAGACATCGGCCACGCTCTACGCTGGTCATGGGCATCCAGCAGGAAAACCGACAAATACGGGAACTGCAACAGGAAAATAAAG agtTGCGCACATCACTGGAGGAACATCAGTCTGCGCTGGAGCTGATCATGAGTAAATACAGAGAGCAAATGTTTCGCCTTTTGATGGCCAGCAAGAGAGACGATCCTGCGATAGTCACCCAGCTCAGAGAACAACATACTAAT GAGATGCAAGTgcacattgaaaaaataaatgaaatggccACAGTGATGAGGAAAGCCATCGAAGTGGATGAAGGGCGACCATGTGAGGATGAAGAGAGAATCAAACGACTGGAG CTGGAGAACAGCGGCCTGCGCGAGCTGTTGGGCATCAGCCGCGAGGCTTTTCTGGTGCTGAAGAGCAACGACGCGTCTGACAATacgtctctctctccactgctcacCAGCACAGACGTCAGTCTGAGGAAGAGCTAA